The sequence AAAATAACTCTCCACAAATGAAACAGGGGTGCAGAATAATAGAGTTTTTATGTTGTTTAATTCCAGTTTGTCTTGGAGTAATAGACATCATCAAGTCATTATAGGAGGCCTGGGTACATCACTTAACTTTGAAACAGTTACAAgcaattcctttctcatttttccatGCATGGATACGGATTAGGTAGTCCCTGACTCTCTTCAATCCTGGACATCCACACATATGGTTTCTCTGAGCAGTGATCTCTTATGTGAGGAAGATAGCTTTTGCCACATTCTGGTAATAATAATAGacattatttattgaatacttactgctgtgtgccaagcactggctAGGTTCTGTGACTGTATTAACATGTTTAATCCCTCCAACAGCTTTATGTTGcagtattattattcccattttaaagatgggaaaGTGGAGGCACGGACAGGTTGAGCAACTTTCCCAAACTTATACAGCTCATAAATGAGCTCAGATTCTACTTGAGACATCTACTTTGGGGTCCATCACTTTTTAAGCCATTATATTATAGAACACTATATGGAAAAGACCTTTCTGGAGAGCAGTACAGAACAACGGAGAGGGTCTAAGCGCCAGGTGCAAATCCAAATCTGACCACTTGCTAGTTGTATGACCTAGTCGTGGGAATCTCCGtgttcacatctgtaaaatggaaataattttaatttcatattaacATCGCAAAGTCCAGGCTAAAAAATTAGCCATTGGGAAATCGGCATACATTTTAGGTAGAATATCTAATATGCTAAAATGTAGGCAGTGTGGGGAGCGTTGCTTCTTCAGCATCAGATGGTTACTTGGTTGTATTTCCAGCTTCCTTCCTCACCCTTCCCGGTCTCAAAGCTCATGccctgttttatttccttcagtccTCCCAAGTGTCCAGCTCGTGAAAGTCTTGAACCCTTCTCAGCACTAGTCCCTTCTTCCTGAGATACATTCCCCCTCAAGCTCCATCTAAATACTTTCTGCTCTGCTGCTAGACTGGGTCTCAACCCCCCTGTCATACTTTCATTTCATCGTCATACTCACATTTTCAGTCCTGGCCAAGTCTGGATGAAGCATCCCTTTTAGTCACTCTCAGAATTTCCTCTACTTCCCTCCTCAAACACTCATCAGTCTGACTGGCTACCTGTCTGCATCTCTCTGCCTTTTCATCATTGTAACTCCAGTGCCAACCTCAGTGTCTGTCATATGCGGGCACTCGGCTAATACCCgtctaataaataaacaaacttttgGTCCAGCCTGATGTAGCCATGCTTTACAgagaataatagaaaaaaaaatatttgcaaggatTGGAACCTCTCATGCACAGAAACTCCAGAGCAGTTCTGGAGGGAGGAAATTTTTTCTAAACATTATTtaacttgactttttaaaataacattaagtaTCAGGGAGAATTTTCAGCTTCCTGGTAAAATAAACTGTCTTCTAGAATTtggtcaatttatttttttaaatgggagaagTGTAGATTTCCTAAGAACCCCTCAGCCAAGTTCACCCCTCTAGCTTTCAGTGTGTACCAAGCATTGTTCTAAGTGTTGACCAATCAACCTCTCACAATAGCCATGTGAAGGGTACTACTGCTATGGTcctttccactttacagataaagaagctgAGCATCAGAGGAGTAAGCACCTTGCCCAAGGCCACGCGGCCAGAAATTTGAGGAGCTAAGGATGAGAACCTAGTCTGGCTCTCGAGTATCATTCCTGTCCCTCTGAGCTACGCAGAAACTCACTCACCGAATCCCATATCTCAAGTTTGTCCAGACCATCCTTCATTACCAGAGCTGGCAGCCACATTTGGGTGCAGCCATTTAATATATCTAAGGAGTGTGTGTCCACGttttcccaaaaaaaaaaaactacataattATGTCTAACATGTTTCACCATAGCATCAGAGTAACAACCACATTCTAAGAGGAAGCCATCTTTATAGCGAAATGTTCCAGATCACTATTCagcaaccaaacaaaaaacttcaCAGATGTCCTCAGTGGCCCACTGCGTGGCAACTCTAACAGACAGCAAGGCAAGGGGGCTTACGGCAGAGAGAGAATCTACGGGGTTTACCTTGGAGGCTTCAAGCCGTAATAGAATTCTTTCTTCTCAAGTCCATCTCATCGCTAGTAGGAGATACTCAGTAACACTTGCTTTTCTGGAAAACAGCAGCCTCTTTTAACACAGGCTTAATGTAGCTTTGCTTTACACAACACTTGAGAGGAGTCAGTGCGAGTGTTTCGTTGGCGGACTGCAGAGCGTGCTGACCACGAGGGGGTCTGCGGCATCTAGGATTTCACTGTGCTTCCTGAAGGTTTGGTGTTGGTTAGGAAATTGGTGTCAGGAGTAACTGTCTTCTGGCTTTGAGATATTGCTTAATACACTGTTAGAACAAGAATAGAAGCAGAAAATATGGGTAGATGGGTGGGAAAGGACTGAAGAATGGAGGTAGACCAGTTATGTGCAGAGTAAGGTGAGACAGTCAGATTGTAAAAGTGGCatctggaggagggagggtggttCATTCTCACATTTAATTTGCACAGGCTGAGAAAGGTTCATTAATTTGCTATAAAAATGATGCAAATTATAGTTCAAATGCATGTAATGATTattatgtaccagacactgttctgaaTCTTCTACATGTATTAATTCCTTTCATCCTCACTATAACGCAAGACCTAGGTACAACcattaaccccattttatagaagagaaaactaTGGCATAGAAATGTGAACCAACTTTCCCAATATCACATGGCAACCGGCCAAACTGTGTGCAGAACTCAGGTTCTGGGTAGAGTGATGTCGGAGTTGCAGCTGTTCCCCCAGTGTGACTTTGGTTACACTGCCTCTCACTTTCAGAAGCGTCCCAGTTTAGAAGATTAATTATACAATCATCGTAAATAAACAAGTAGTCCTGAAATAGGTGATGGAAAGAGCAGAGCAAGGAGACAGGGAGTAAGGAAAGAGAGAACATGGGAAGATCCTTATCGTGATGCTGAGGAAGGTCACAGGGCAGGacctagaggggaaggagcatgGCCTCTGGTCCGCAGGTGGGGAAAGTCTtgtgagaaagagaagaatgttCACAGCCAAGTAGGTGAGGTCCTAGTTCTAGAAAATGGAGCCCAAGTGGGGACTTGGtcacaggaaagagaaagagggccAGATGCCATCACCGAAGAACAGCTTGGAGGGGAGACTGAACCCTGGGCCTCCGAATATAAAGTGAGCAGCCAGGAAAACATAATGTATGGATGCCCTGTGACCAGAGCTGGCACCTGCGCCTGGAACAGAGGCTCCGAAGGAACTACCAGGGAGTGAAGGAAGGGACCGATACAGAGATGACTAAATGGAAATCTTGAGGAAATAGCAAAAACGATGGTAGTAAAAGATATGATCCTCCCACTTTGTGTTAGCCAGCGCCGCTGCAAAAAGAAtagtgaagaagaagaaaggaaaggaaacaaagtgccttaagggaggggaaggaagaaatacGAGAAAAAAGTAGTTCCTTTCAATGTACAAAGCTGTACAAAAAAAGAGCTCTAAAAGGAAGTTACTTAAACAGTAAGACTTCAGCTATCTCATTTGTAAGTTTCGGATCTTAGTACatccaccttaaaaaaaagaagcaataaagaTTAAGGACAGAATGCACGTAGAGGTCTTAACAAACTAAGATCTTCATATGCgctcaaaataaatgaatgaaaatgagaagCCTCTTCAATTCTTCAGAGAGAGAATGATGACAAGAAACTGCTTTCAAAAGAAGGTTCGGAGAGGTTTCTTCCACTTGGGTGCAACAGCCCCGAATTACGAGAGAAAATGATTTCAAGGAGGTTGGCTAGATTTTGGTGCGAACATATCATAGTAAATAATCAAGTTAGAAATTCAAGTTGCTAAtttccaaaaggagaaaaaaacaaatctctgAGTGAAGTCAACATTCTTGCTGTTCATCCACAAAGGAACCATTAGACTATCTGAAAAGTGATGCATTTCTCAAAATTTACTTGTCTTAATCCAGTTACTCAACATCATTGCTTACATCCTTACACACACTCACCCTGATGTGTGCACACACTTACTAAAATTATACTCCTCTTGAAGCAATATCTTTATATATCTTAATAAGTGTATAAACTGTCATTGAGAAAAACCATCAATTGTCTATCCATCTAAGGTCTCTGACTTTGGAATATGTTAAATGTGTTTGATCCATTGCCTACTAGTTTATAACTTTGCAAGTTTTTAAGTCTCTGCCTTGAAACCATGCCTGGCCAGAAATGACATTATTTAGTATAATTGTAAGACAATAAAAGGTTATGCTAGACAAGGACTGTTGTTTCTAGAGGTCTGAAACAGTGAGTcatcaaataaaatgaaaccaaagaTCAGAATTTAGCCATGATTCTTTCCTGTTTTGACTTTGCGCTGTTTCTAGTTGAAGGGGGAATATACACTTGGTAGAGATCTAGTCTTAGAATCTAAAGGAAGGCATTGCAGTTTCAGAGCTCCTCAGGAAATCAGGAGAATTTATCATGATGTTtattggaaaaaagagaaaaattctagATAAGAAAATGTTAGTCTAGAGGTCTCAGGTTTCAACTACCCAGTAGAATTTTCTGGGGAGTTGATAAGGCATTGCATCAGTATCACTGGAGTAGACCATCGCACACGGACATTTTTTTAAACGGTCCCAAAGTGATTCTAATGTGAAACCAGAGGGGAACCACTGGGTAAATCTGAAAGATCTTTAAAATCAGGTGGTTAAAGGatgagatgagagagaaaaaaaaattagtttctcCAAGAAAGATTGTCCCTTCTACCAAGTGGCTCACATACTTTAATTTGGGGGAGAAAATAGAATCTTGGCTTGGAGTTAAGCAGATTTCACTCACTGGCAGCCATTTTTGTAGGACTTCATGCTGATAAGTATGCCCTCTGTGAGGCAAGATGGGCATTAAGTGAAGAATTACagttcattctcattctctctctctctctcactcatctGTTGCCTTTTGCCTGCATTCTCCTCCCCACGAAAGGCAAACATTCTAATATACTTAATGCATATTCTCTTATTTGTGCTCTTGTGAAATGCGTATTTCTGTTTTACAcagatacattttaatatatgtaaatgcaATTGTGTTTCTCCTTTTTCTGCTCAGCTCTGATACTAATGCCCAATCATATTATTCTGTGTGTCTATCTGCTGTCTCCGCCTGCTGCACTGTCTGCCTTAATGCATAGAGATGACTTTTCACCTAGCCAGCAATCCAGAGATGAACACCCACAGGGGTCCCAACTCTCACCACCCTAaggatttaaaaattcatctcatTCCCATTTTCCCAAAATCTGTGTGATAATTTCCTTGAGCTATACAATCAAAACTGTGATGGCTAGGCCATAGGAAGGGTGCAGGATTAACTCTGTTGATGACCGTGAGATTGTACACTCTAGGGTGCCTGCAGCACCTGTAAGCACATGTACAGTGGATGCAGTTTCCAACATCCCCACTTCCGGTCATCTGCAGCTCTATCCAGCCCTCTGTTTCACCATCCTAGCCAGCACTTTTGGCCTCTTGTCTTATTAAGGATAGCCATTCCGACAGGTGTAaggagatacctcattgtagttttgatttgcatttccctgataattagtgatgttgagcacattttatGAACCTGAGGTCTTCTTTTGATAAATGTCTATTCAaggtttttgcctttttaaaaatttggttatttgattttttttgctaGTGAGGTGCAGGAGTTCCTTAGATCTTTTGGATACTAACCACTTATCAGATGTATGGTTTGCAAACagattctcccattctgtaaggtgccttttcattttgttgagtcctttgctgtgcagaaacttttcagTGCGATATAGCTTGacttttacttttgttgcttgtgcATATGGTATTATAAgcaaaaaatcatcaccaagaccaaTGTCATGGAGGCTTTCCCCATATTTCCTTCTAGAAATTTATAGTTCCAGgtcttctgtttaagtctttaatccatttggatttgatttttgtatatagtgtaagaATTCAATTTTTTTTGCACGTCGcaattcagttttcccaacaccatttattgaagagattattctttccccattgtatattttgaCATCTTTATTGAATATTAGTTAactgtatatgtgtgggtttagTCCTGGACTCACTTCTCTTCCATAGTTCTGTGTATCCATTTTTATTCCAGTACCACATAATGTGTTGATTACTAGGGctttgtaataaaatttaaactcaggaagtgtgatgcctccagctttgtttttctttctcaagattagcTTAGGCAAATCAGTCTTTtctggttccatacaaatttttggattgtttaggattgttttttcctctttttttggaaaaaatatcattggaattttgataggtatTTCATTGACTCAACAGATCACTTTGAGAGGTATGGACATTTTGACAGAATTAATTCCAATACATAAATGTGagatattatttcattcatttgtatcttcaatttctttcaccaaTGTCTTATACTTTTCAGTGTAcagactttttttcctccttggttaaatttattcgggtattttatttattttgctgctATTGTAAATgcaatattaatttctttttcagatagttcCTTTTTAGTGAATAGAAATACAACTagttttgtgtgttgattttgtaccctgcaactcTACTGAAtctgtttattagttctaacaggtttttggtggaatctttagTGTTTTATGTATGCtacatcatgtcatctgcaaacagaggatttcacttcttcctttctgatttggatgtcttttatttgtttttcttgcctaattgctctggctaggactcccAGTATTGAGTTGAATAGAAGTGATTAGATTTGACAAAaatcaacatcctttcatgataaaaaaaaaaaaaaaaaacacacctcTCAACAATTAGGTATAGAAGGAATGCACCTTAACACAAATGACAAGCCCACAGTGAACATCATacccaatggtgaaaagctgaaagctttttctctatgGTTAGGAACAGGCCACCAATTCTGAGACCAGTTTTGCAATTCAGAcaaattattttatcaatttttttcctgatctgtaaaactGGAACAATAGTAATACATTAGTCTTTGGGTTATCAGGATTAAATAAGTTGTTGCAACATGCTTATAACATTGCCTGACACACATTAAGTCTTACAAAAGGATCACATCTTAACCATACAAGCATATATATGCCAAAGGTAAATGCCCGTTATgacaatttaaatttttgtttgacaAGTAAACAACTGTAAGCAGCATTTTATTGGCAATGAAAAAATAGCagcactttaaattaaaaaaaattaatgaaaaatatcttGTCAAAATCTGTTTCCAGAAGGATCTAGCATCCAAAATGTACATTCAATAAGCAATGGAATAACAAATGGCAGAGTTCAATTCTCATAAGTGACGTAAGAACTCTGCCCAAATCTGAGCGGTCTCTGATGTATTGCACGGGTAAACTCCCTCCTTGGAGAAAAGGTGACGGCGAAATAGCTGGTGATAAATGATCACCTAATGAATTACTCTAAAGTGGCAGGATGATTCCATGCTGACCACCTCAGCCAATTATTTCAGGTGCGGAAGAACCATAGCAGGGATAAAGGAAAACCTGACCTCAAATTTCAGTTAAGGGAGTGGTTACTTAGATTCTAGACTATAAAtacaattttcttctttaattattaattaaatatgAAGTACATTCAATTACTTTTAGGACTCAGCTTTACTGATTAATTAGGAACATCTACACAAATTAAAGTATCTTTACATAAAAGGACTTTGTCTTTCCTGGGAGTTAGAATGTTACATTTTAGTCTCTGGCATAGTTTACATGCCTCTCTCTATTTTTCATTCTtactaaaaaatatttagaacataTTTATTGGAGATTTATATCAATTAGATCAGATTATTGTCATTGAAGACCTACTGGTGAATCCATTCTatagaactaaaaaaaatttaatggtaATAGAATTATCTGATAGTTAACATTGTATTAATAAGACATAACCCTAGTGAATAAAAGTACCTAAAAATAAACCTTCACTGAATCAGGGTCTTCAGTGATTTAGGGCTTTTAGGGACCAGATACCTAAGGAAAGATTTATATCAATTATTTTTGTACAGAaccattgttttcccaacaaaattCATGATACCAGTTCCAAGTTTCAATTTCTCCTTAAGTATGCAATCAGTTTGACTAGAATTTAATAATCCTAACTCCTCTGGTGTTGTCTCAAAGTCAGCAATAAAAGGACTGGGATCCAATTTGATTTCATTATCTGTAGAAACGGGTGTGAGCCACACTGATTTcctaaagagaagagaaacaaaaagcagATTGGGTGGGCATACTCAGTACCAGGTCTTTCGGAATCTAAATTTGAagtcaagtttttgtttttttaactgtttaacaCCATCACCATTATCAATATGGTGATTTAAGGGTGTGGCATAGTGCCTGTAGCACTATGATGATTTGTAATGCTTATGTTTAAGTAGAGTACCCAGTAAAACAGACTTAGCCAAATGGATCCTAAGAATGGTAAAAGTTGTCTAAAACCTAATCTGACCCAGTGTAATGGTGGCAAAGGAgtggtgggtgtgcgtgtgtgtgttgtatACAGCAGTTAAAATTTATGCACCGAAAACTTAATCATACCCCTTTGTTGGcctagtctttatttttttcctaagaaagataagttgcaaacaacataaTAATTACTATTAAAATAGAAATGCCTTAGTCATCACTATTAATCTGGTAGCCTATGGAGATGCAACAGCTACAGGGAATTAGGTAAGAATGGTTTATTAATACCCTAGGCATTGGCTGATATATAGgaatgaaagtgtgtgtgtgtgtgtgtgtgtgtgtacactgaaCCACGTTGGTTTCTACTTAGGGGTCAGCTATTTCCCAGAGTATCACGAATCCCTCAGCCttggttttgttttatgaaaTTAAGTTAAAGTGAAGGCCAAGAGTCTTCAACAATGTGGTTGCAGTTAATACCACTGAACCATACActtcaaaatggtaaattttatcttgtatattttaccacaataaaaagtaccaattctcccccacccctccccaaaggCTCTGATGTTAAAACATATTGTACATTTGCTCTGAACCCTAAATTCTTTTTTCATGTCAACTATTCCCATACGTTAAACAGGGATAAAACGTTTCCTTGCGGTTTTCAGGTGGTTTCTAAAATTTGTCGCTCAGAATGATAACACTCAATGTAAAGATTTCAGTGACAAGGTTAAAGTGTATCAGGATATGCTATTCCACCTGGTCTCAAAGTTCACGTGCAGTCCTCTTGGGATTCAACCTCTCAGTTCCACAAAACTGCAAGCAAAGTGCATTTAGTGATAGGCTGATAAGCCTTTCCTTTCGTGTATCCACATGAGTTAGTATTAAATTGAAAGACTGGTTTTCTCTTGACTTTCTAGTCATTTCCTCTCCTAACACGGAACGGAACCATAAAATGTATCAGAAAATGAATATGGTGAAAGAAAAAGCACTGAAAGGTGATGTCACGTTTGATTTTCCCACTTACTAAGGTGACTGAGTACGCGCTTTGTAGTCCAGTTACTGCAAAACAACCTACTTATACTGGATGGTATATGTTGTGATTCTAAAACGaatgttacatttaaaaattaaaaataaaaaaatgaaagcgtactcaaaatatttttacatgctAATTTGGCGTTTGTTTGGACTTATGCTTATGGGTGAGTCACGTCACAGTCGCTAAAATCTGTGCTTCTGCAGAGACATCTGGTAAGTAAAGGTGACAGTAACATACTCAAAAGGAGGCTGTTATATTGGACTCACCTAGAGGCAGAACACTCCAAAGGGATTTTCTGACAGTCATAATGTGTATTCCTGGGGTTAAAGTACATCTCTGTTTGAAAAAGGAGAGTATCTTCTGAAACAACCTAGGAGAGCACAAAGGTTAAGAGGAGAGTATTTCCAACAGCAGAGGAGGCATGCACACATTTGAACAGGGAGCAGAAAGAATTCACGATCTTAAAAATGGCTGCTGTCAGAAACAacgaaaaacaccatatgatatcactcacatgtggaatctaaaaaaagaaaaagaaaaaaaggacactaatgaactcatctacaaaacagaaacaagactcccagacatagtgaacaatcttatggttactggggggaaggggatgggaagggataaatttgggattttgagatttgcagaggttagccactatatataaaaatggattttaaaaaatttcttctgtatagcacagggaactatgtacaatatcttataataacctttaatgaaaaagaatatgaaaaggaatacatgtacgtatatgcatgactgggacattgtgctgtacaccagaaacggactcattgtaactgactttacttcaattaaaaaaaaacaaaacactaagaGATGACTACTGCCACTTTTAGGTACATATAAAGATGTGACAACCACTGGGACAGAAGAGGAGTGTTATCTGTAAGACTGGATTTAAAGTGCCTGGGGTAAAAATCTTAATTGACCATAAGAGGAAACTTAAACTGTTACTTAGAGCCATCTGTATGATTCGTTAACAAACAGGTTCTCAACGGTTCTTTTGAGAAAGATGATTTGGAGGTTAAATAACAAAGCTGTTTAAAGCAAAGGCTTTGGAAGGTAATCATCCTGGTTTGGTATGTGAACCACCACCAGCACGGTGGGCATCCTTGGGTAAACTGATCAAACACCTTTTGAAGCTCTAGTGCCCTCATTTCTACAATAAAGACAACCTCTAATTTACAGGTGACCATTTTAATTAGATAAGGCTTCAAATATTTTTGTAGTATGAATATAAGTTGTTTAAATTGGGGAATCTATGAAAAGACAAAACCCCAAGTAACAACACAGTTTATGATTTGTGCCGAGCAAAATAACGAACAGAGATTTCATTCCAATGGAAATCTGTTCCCCGTATTGGCACACGTCCTCACAGAACATGGATAAATTCAAATGATCTAATGTTGAATATGAAATACCTTCCCAGAATTGGCGACCTCCCACATTTGGAGCCTTGAATGGAATTTACAACCATCTGCTTGCTAAGCTTTAGTGAAATACAATATTAGCCTGAAGACAACTTAAAATCAGTTCACTAACCAGTCTGGAAATCTGTGCTTTAAGGTCTTGTGCACTCAGAGGACCCAATACTCATTGAATAAGTAAGGAAGTGCATTGCCGCCTACCCCTAAATTTCTATAGCTAGAAGCAAAATTtgttctaaaacaaacaaacaaaacaggacaATAATTTTAGCATCAGGCATAAAGTTctgaaaaatatctaaaaattgttattattattttttaacaaataatcaCTATTCTCACCTTTGTCCTGATCCCACAGTCATGGACAGGGTATATAAAATCATACACATATGTTTGTATCCGAGTCACAGGGCAACCTGATCCAAGAAACAACTCATCAGCAAATATATACAGATTGCTGCTGTATGCACACGGGCTAACAGAGACCATCACCCAGTCCATAGAACAACTTATTTCCACTGTAGAAAGAAGCATATGAGAAAGTGTCAGATGTGCATTTATCttaaggaagaggtcaaagaatATTTCAGCTATGCCCTTTGTGATTAATAAAAGGTATTTCTTTCTCTGGCAAAGGGAATCACAGCTTGCAGAATAGCATATGAAGGGTTTTCATATTACCactattttccaaaatatctGCATAATTATATCCCCAAATAACTAGATTTCAGttatttcacagggaaaaaagaaTCAGCACATAAGAAAATCATTACCTTTTAGCCCCCTACCTCCTCTTGAAAGAAAGTAGATTCCAAAGAGAATGATACATGCAGGACTGAGGGACCCAAGTATATTACAAAGTGTCAGAAGAGGAGTGATGTATCCCCTGTAACACTTGTTAatgaggggaaaggagaaaggtTGGTTTAATAGAATTCATGTCTGGAAGAGCCAGAACCAGAAGCCATCATAGCCATATGAGGAAGTAGTCTGAAGGAAGAACCTCCCAGTCTGGGATGGAAGTTTTATGAACGTTTTGATGTAAAACCCATTCTCCTCCATGTTGAGATCTTCAGTAAGTCAATAATAATCACCGTTTCTAACTGAGTCATTTCTCCTTTGGATGAAGTAAAAGTCTATTGGATTCTGACTTATTGTGCTAGACAGTCATTAACCAGAGGTTCTCAGCAGGTGATCAGAGTTAGATTTCATGGGTCTTTCTACAGTTCAGAAGGGAAGTTAAGATTTATTAGCTTTAGTATTTAAATATGCATGATAAATAGCAGGGGGGAAAACCTTAATAAATTAGGCAGATTGCAGAACTTCCAAA is a genomic window of Camelus bactrianus isolate YW-2024 breed Bactrian camel chromosome 10, ASM4877302v1, whole genome shotgun sequence containing:
- the OOSP2 gene encoding oocyte-secreted protein 2; the protein is MRVSVASGISFLLAALIWPCAENIYVEISCSMDWVMVSVSPCAYSSNLYIFADELFLGSGCPVTRIQTYVYDFIYPVHDCGIRTKVVSEDTLLFQTEMYFNPRNTHYDCQKIPLECSASRKSVWLTPVSTDNEIKLDPSPFIADFETTPEELGLLNSSQTDCILKEKLKLGTGIMNFVGKTMVLYKNN